A single genomic interval of Musa acuminata AAA Group cultivar baxijiao chromosome BXJ3-4, Cavendish_Baxijiao_AAA, whole genome shotgun sequence harbors:
- the LOC135635883 gene encoding uncharacterized protein LOC135635883, which produces MKRSRGGGSATEATAADREVPLSQKAVKLVGNVCFSLFVLSVLIFTIVSITYQPPDPWFDSPKAIISKSLAATLPNATFRTDDSVLQTGEDLAPLTAADNSTTAIADADNASSAAIVLPSLAPDCDPDAPLNCSDPRVLAAIQRFNTRIFHRSIIFLSYETPVSGSAPWECDAAWRFRNHREKSWRRYKDYRRFRLAPADNCTYEVVSAGKFRSGVNAAPKPPLRLQSSSRAPPSQIADAEINDTIPTLGSESNFRKGKYLYYTRGGDYCKGMNQYLWSFLCALGEAQFLNRTFVMDLNVCLAATYNPSGRDEEGKDFRYYFDFEHLKESASVVEESEFLRDWQQWDRATSRKAGGKITVLKVPTYKVTPMQLKKDPSTIIWRQFDGPEPENYWYRVCEGRSAKYIQRPWQAIWKSKRLMNIVSEIAGQMDWEYDGIHVVRGEKARNKELWPNLDADTSPEALVQKLTKVIHQWRNLYIATNEPFYNYFDKLRSHYKVHLLDDYKEMWGNTSEWYNETMALNNGHPVEFDGYMRVAVDTEVLHRAKNRVETFNNLTRDCKDGINTC; this is translated from the coding sequence ACCGAGGCAACGGCGGCAGATCGGGAGGTGCCGCTGAGTCAGAAGGCGGTCAAATTAGTCGGGAACGTGTGCTTCTCGCTCTTCGTGCTCTCCGTGCTCATCTTCACCATCGTCTCCATCACCTACCAACCCCCCGACCCCTGGTTCGACTCCCCCAAGGCCATCATCTCGAAGTCCCTCGCCGCCACCCTCCCCAACGCTACATTCCGCACCGACGACTCCGTCCTCCAAACCGGCGAGGACCTCGCCCCCCTTACGGCTGCCGATAACTCGACTACTGCCATAGCTGATGCCGACAATGCCTCCTCCGCTGCCATAGTCCTCCCATCTCTGGCGCCGGACTGCGACCCCGACGCTCCGCTTAATTGCTCCGACCCCCGCGTCCTCGCTGCGATCCAGCGCTTCAATACCCGTATCTTTCATCGCTCTATCATATTCCTCAGCTATGAGACGCCCGTATCTGGATCCGCCCCCTGGGAGTGCGACGCTGCCTGGCGCTTCCGCAACCACCGCGAGAAGTCCTGGCGACGCTACAAGGACTACCGCCGCTTCCGCCTCGCCCCCGCTGACAACTGCACCTACGAGGTTGTCTCCGCCGGAAAATTTCGCTCCGGCGTCAACGCGGCCCCCAAGCCTCCACTGCGGCTCCAGTCTTCGTCCCGGGCCCCTCCCTCCCAAATCGCGGATGCCGAGATCAACGACACGATCCCGACGCTCGGATCTGAATCAAACTTCCGAAAAGGGAAATATCTCTACTACACGCGCGGTGGCGATTACTGCAAGGGGATGAATCAGTACCTGTGGAGCTTCCTTTGCGCCCTCGGCGAGGCCCAGTTCTTGAACCGGACGTTTGTGATGGATCTCAACGTCTGTTTGGCTGCCACTTACAATCCCAGTGGCCGGGATGAGGAGGGTAAGGATTTCCGATACTACTTCGATTTCGAGCACCTCAAGGAGTCGGCATCGGTGGTGGAGGAGAGTGAATTCTTGAGGGACTGGCAACAATGGGATCGTGCCACAAGCCGAAAGGCTGGTGGCAAGATCACCGTCCTCAAGGTGCCGACGTACAAGGTCACGCCAATGCAGCTCAAGAAGGACCCAAGCACCATCATCTGGAGGCAGTTTGACGGGCCAGAGCCCGAGAATTACTGGTACCGTGTGTGTGAGGGTCGGTCTGCTAAGTACATTCAGCGGCCATGGCAAGCCATTTGGAAATCCAAGCGGCTGATGAACATTGTGTCAGAGATCGCAGGACAGATGGACTGGGAGTATGATGGCATCCATGTGGTCCGTGGCGAGAAGGCCAGGAACAAGGAACTGTGGCCTAATTTGGATGCAGATACTTCTCCTGAGGCCCTGGTGCAGAAGCTAACAAAGGTGATACATCAATGGAGGAATCTCTATATTGCCACGAATGAGCCATTCTATAACTACTTTGATAAACTGAGATCACACTATAAGGTGCATTTGCTTGACGATTACAAGGAGATGTGGGGAAACACAAGCGAGTGGTATAATGAGACGATGGCTCTAAACAATGGCCACCCTGTGGAGTTTGATGGGTACATGAGGGTTGCAGTGGATACGGAGGTGCTCCATAGGGCAAAGAATCGGGTGGAAACATTCAATAATCTAACAAGGGACTGTAAGGATGGTATTAACACATGCTAG